In the Mytilus galloprovincialis chromosome 10, xbMytGall1.hap1.1, whole genome shotgun sequence genome, one interval contains:
- the LOC143047449 gene encoding uncharacterized protein LOC143047449, producing the protein MFTQTYFYYILFLSCVRVVDGNCDRDTGPSGVTECFLDSSYYKEYQWGTCITNVYMQEKSGGKYHCRDSTRTYCYYQCMLELHDVESGPVYDDCKCENGQEYTESNLTLPSRCYSPSGADCSWYRDCLERKFKCSGTEDDYAMAFATKFCDLYSQNYQDFSQDGQQWIDAVRKCLQVSLVQSLRPYLPFTCEDVKRIAFDSHTPCYVKPIPESPSISVCNLDASDYFSVFWTIQSSLKTSTNSSLRTIRSMFETLKQCTVSFLPSFSFDGPVRLVKLKLKYFFILGRRRRPNSDDKMKILNDFVDSMAYKLHWQENGVLWFSDPEINSNNSASSETYIDVFLTNRNVYDLDAKNTRVPSNLNTTVNKFKKMTQTGDLNGNIGGFSIKILTSQGCLDASCDTLLFNVTANDNGVTGDGSMFFPNLMIMVVSIGIFFSLRGSYSQWTLP; encoded by the coding sequence atgtttacgCAAACATATTTCTATTATATACTTTTCCTGTCATGTGTACGTGTTGTAGACGGGAATTGTGATCGCGATACTGGTCCAAGTGGAGTAACTGAATGTTTTCTAGATTCTTCGTATTATAAAGAGTATCAGTGGGGAACatgtattacaaatgtatatatgcaaGAAAAGTCGGGAGGAAAATATCATTGCAGAGATAGCACAAGAACATATTGTTATTATCAATGCATGTTAGAACTTCATGACGTGGAGTCCGGACCAGTATATGATGATTGCAAATGTGAAAATGGCCAGGAATATACAGAGTCTAATTTAACCTTACCCTCGCGATGTTACAGTCCTTCAGGGGCAGACTGCTCTTGGTATCGAGACTGTTTAGAGAGAAAGTTTAAATGCAGCGGAACAGAAGACGACTATGCAATGGCGTTTGCGACAAAATTTTGTGATTTGTATTCCCAAAATTATCAAGATTTTTCACAGGACGGACAACAGTGGATAGATGCCGTCAGAAAATGTCTTCAAGTTTCCTTAGTGCAATCTCTCCGTCCTTACTTACCTTTCACATGTGAGGATGTTAAGAGAATAGCGTTTGATTCTCACACGCCATGTTATGTTAAACCAATTCCAGAGTCTCCTTCAATTTCCGTTTGCAATTTAGATGCATCAGATTACTTCTCTGTGTTTTGGACAATCCAATCCAGCTTAAAAACCTCGACCAATTCGTCACTTCGTACAATCAGAAGCATGTTCGAAACTTTAAAACAATGCACTGTGTCTTTCCTTCCAAGTTTTAGTTTTGATGGACCCGTTCGCTTAGTTAAACTGAAgttgaaatatttctttattttaggtAGGCGCCGACGACCAAATTCGgatgataaaatgaaaattctTAATGATTTCGTAGATTCCATGGCGTACAAACTTCACTGGCAGGAAAACGGGGTTCTTTGGTTTTCTGATCCTGAAATAAACTCAAACAATTCTGCTTCAAGCGAAACGTATATCGATGTTTTTCTAACTAACCGAAATGTTTATGATCTAGACGCAAAGAACACAAGAGTACCATCCAATCTTAACACAACAGTAAACAAGTTCAAGAAAATGACACAAACGGGCGATCTCAATGGCAATATTGGCGGGTTTTCTATCAAGATTCTAACATCACAAGGATGCTTAGATGCAAGCTGTGACACATTGTTATTCAATGTAACTGCAAATGATAACG